Genomic DNA from Eleutherodactylus coqui strain aEleCoq1 chromosome 8, aEleCoq1.hap1, whole genome shotgun sequence:
GCTGCTGCTTAAATCGcacatatacatataaatatatataaagtcGCTCCCAGTCCGCTTGGAACAGATATACTATCCGATGCTTTGGGCTGATGAAGATGAAATCCATCCTTATGATAAGAGATAATTCGGCACGTAATTGATATCAAGTACAAAGAGACCCTTATACAATCCTCCAGATACTAAGAATAATTGCGAGAGACAATGGAAacatcacaatatatatatttgaatACGGTCACAATAGAATAATGCAGAACAGTGTAAAACCACAAGGATATCCACTATTTATGTGCATACAAGAAATCTGTCTTGTACAAAAGTAAACTCCGGACATTGAAGTATGACTACTACAactgcgatatatatatatatagatatatatatatatatatatatatatatataatatatatagatatagatataaaaaatATTTCCAGTTCTTATACATGTGATATGTCTATACACGCTCATATGTGGAACTCCTTTGCAGCATGCAGGTCTAATATATAATCTGCTGGAGTCCACTGAGAGTGTTAATTCAATAATTACTTTACTAATAGAAGTATATTGTATTATCAACTATATTTGATCAAGGTAAGAAGACAAAACACAActaatcttttatatatatatatatatatatatatatatatatatatatatatatatatatatatatatatatatatatatatatataattactataGAAGAGTGATGATTTAGAATAATAGTCCCGAACACAAGGCATTCCCTCCCGGCTATGATCCAGATCCTCCTGGCACACAATGCACAATACACAGCACCGGTACATCTGTCTATAATGCagctgtgtgtgttccctatatgCTATACATTGTATCTCTTGCACTGGACACATAGCACATAGTTATTGCTGGGTGACAGCGCAGAGTCCCTTCCAAGGGGACGTCTATGTGATTGCACTTCATCCTGACACTCTGAGGGGTGTGTGCTGGGTTAGGTCTGGGGACACCGCCGGCCAATCACAATACAGGAATATGCACATGTGACCGAGGGAAGGTTCTAAAATGTAGCAATATGTGAATGGGAAATAGGAGCGCAGTTTGTAGCGGCTGAGAcccgggagagagagagaggagacgtGCAGCACACAGGTCACCCAGAGATCTGACCCCCTGAGGACCGAGGGGCTCTATAATACAGAGGGGGACATCATCTCCACACACTGAGTGTGAGGGAAGACTCCACAGGAGGAGAAGGAACTCAGGGAACCATTGTGAACTCCACTCCTTACACCTGACACTGAAGAAGAGGAGAACATCGAGGACAGAAGTAGTAAGAGACAAAGAGAAGACCCCATAACAAGCACTGAGAGCATAGGACAAAGTTCTTCAAGGAAAGAAGTCTGAACAGAAGGAAGCAGAAGCAGTGGCAGAGCCTTGGACACCTATAGAAAGCGCCGAAGTTATCATATAGACACGAGCATCACCCACAGAGTCTCTATAAGTGTCACCTGCGCTGATGAGCACAGCCCTCCTGTAAGATCACTCCAGGAACCCTACTATACAAGAACTCGGGGACTCATTCACTATGACAGGCTGAGAGCATCTCTCTGCAAGACACTACGCCTCATCTGTGCCCTATATCTAGGGTCTCTATCTGTTCTTCTCTAGCCTCCTATTGACCTCCGGTAGCTTATATGAGTGCAGCTTTCCAACCTCCTCTCATGATGATGCAGCGTCCCCTGGGCAGCAGTACAGCTTTCAGTATAGACTCACTGATAGGAAGCCCACCACAGCCCAGTCCTGGGCATTTTGTCTACACAGGATATCCAATGTTCATGCCATACAGGCCGGTagtgctgccaccaccaccccctcCACCACCAGCACTATCTCAGGCCACTCTTCAGCCCACTCTCCCCTCTGCACACCCCCATCACCAGATCCCCAGCCTGCCCAGCGGATTCTGCTCCAGCCTGGCACAGGGCATGGCCCTCACTTCCACACTGATGGCCACTTTGCCAGGCAGTTTCTCAGCCTCAACCCAGCACCAAGAGGCAGCCAGGAAGTTTGGAAGCCAAAATCTGCAAGTAGGATTCGATAAAAATGATGGGGGCCAGTCAGATGGAGAAGACACTAGTAAAAGCTATGTCACCAAAGATGGGACATTACTGTCTTTCAGTGCTTCGGAGAGCGCTCTAAGTAAGTGCACACATTAACagctactgtatatactgtaaatCCATCTATTTGGAAGTTACAGCAAATATTATAGAAAGTTTTatattcagtatattatatacacatacgTTTGAATAATCAGCAATTATCGCAATTAGTAACAATATAAACACAACAGTAATTATCATGGATACATGTTAAATACATCATTCCGCTATTaataaaacagattttaaaaTTTTCAGCTTCTGAAATGTGCAAACTTGTGCAATTTTGCAATTCCATCGATAGTAATATTTATCAAATAATTCCTTTAAAAAAGAGAAATCAATGGAAAATGCGGCAGGTGGGAATTTGTAGATTAGAAGACGCACAACAAAACCGCGCAGATCCTGTGCATTTTACAGCTGGGGGAAACGGTTTTCCCTCGATAGAGTGAAGTGTCAGCCGAACAGGAAGAGCAATGATTTGATAGAAATATTTACTTTACAATTACAGTACTTATTTTATCAAATAATGGTAATGTAATTATCTGATTGTTCATAACCGGCTACAAACAGAATCCTTGCTGCATGTAATCCAGCATTCACTGTAGCAGCAGATAACGGCGGTGAATCGCTTTTATTAGAAGTTCTCTTTTTCTAGATATGTGATATACAGATAACAATACACGGATATTAGCGTGAACGAAATCCACAGTCCTGGGGGTAAAGCAAGGGGAATTAAGAAACAGTTTCATAGTAAAAAGCATGATCGGTCTGTTTGTTTCTTTTGTGGATTGTTCTGATGGTTATTTTTATTATGCACTACTACCTATTGttaagggatagatagatagatagatagatagatagatagatagatagatagatagatagatagatattttgaTGGGGAGCAATGAAATAATGCAAATATTAATTTAGTAGTTAGGTAGCATTTATAAATCTCTGGTACAGTATATAAGTAATGGTTATGTACTCATGTAAAACAAATGTATACATATCTATATTTGCATGCATagtagggatagatagataaatagatatacaaGGTGTACAATAtgactgtaaataaaaaaaagtaagtaTGATAGATgaacagatagatagacacatactgTGGaggcatatataaatatatgtacaaCACTGTAGATAAAAGAAACGataagatagatacatacatactgtgGAGACATAAATATATGTACAATATGACTATAGATAAAATAAAGGGCAAGATAGATACACACATACTGTGGGGACATATATAAATATGTGTACAATATGATTGTAGATAAAAGAAAGggtaaggtagatagatagatgtggacaTAATATACAGTCCTATCTGTGTTAAAAAGAAACATTGTTAATGCCGGTTCCTCCGGAAAAGTTTATCATCCTCTACTAGTCAGTGTAAGTTTATGTATTTTCTAtacgtaatatatatatattctgtacaTCGTGTAGGTGCTGTCCGGGGTCAGGGGAAGGAAGACTCTGGAAAGGATGAGGAGGTGAAAGGGAAGGAAGACTCCTACTTGATGGACAGTGACCTGGACTACAGTTCAGATGATAACATCTCCTGCCAGACGACCCATAAAGAAGATGACACCCCAGAGGAGAGCCCCCAGAACACCAACCCTTCCAGTAACAGCACCTCTACTGGCAAAAACAGACGGAGAAGAACGGCCTTCACCAGCGAACAACTCCTGGAGTTGGAGAAGGAGTTCCACTGTAAGAAGTACCTGTCCCTTACTGAGCGCTCCCAGATCGCACATGCCCTCAAACTCAGCGAGGTCCAGGTGAAAATATGGTTCCAGAACCGCAGAGCCAAGTGGAAGAGAGTCAAGGCTGGGAATGCAAACTCCAAAACTGGGGAGCCCTCCAGAAACCCTAAAATCGTGGTACCCATCCCAGTCCATGTCAGCAGGTTCGCCATCAGGAGCCAACACCAGCAGCTAGAGCAGGCTAGACCCTGAACTGTGAGGTCCAGTCTACCAACAGACCATAGACTGCAGCAGGTTGGTGGTGGTTCCCATAACTCACTGTAGCCTGACATGCCAACCACTTATTTATTATGAGGAGAGCAGGAGAACTGTGTGGACCTCATCACAGAGTGGGCTCTCCTGATCTTGGACATTTAGCCAAGTCCAGACCATTTAGGACAAAATTCTCTGGCCCCTGTGTTTTTTTAAGGGACTTGAGTCCCTCTTTGGATAAACTGATGTTCTGGTTTAGCTCTTCGGAGCTTCAGATTATGTTGTGATTAATTTATTCAGTGTCTCATACTTCTCTTTAAGTTATGATGaatttcaacaaaaaaaaaaagtcttgtgaAACCTAAAATGTCACTAATAAATAATCCCACTCTGGCCATGCAGTCTGGGAGATGTGGGGTCATTTCATATAGGTCCTGGATAATCCCCTCCGAGACTCATTTTGTCAAATCTGATCTGTGTGATGATGTGGAGGGGGGTCTGTGTGGGATTTAATAGAGCAGGACATGTGGGGTCTGTTGGACAAGAAATAAAtgaatgtacatttttttttctgagagATTATTTAATTGCAGAAGGTTGGAAGTGTCATCATCTGTGCAGTAAATGTGTCTGGGTAGGGGGTGGTGGGACAACAATTAGGGCAAGTTTCCAGGGTTGTGGGGCTGGAGGGAGGAAGGGGGGATGAAGCTTTTTATTCTTGGTAGAGACAGATTCATAATTGTTACAAAGTGTCCGGCAGATCAGACCAAGAGCAGGTCTTTGGATGCTGATGCCTGGGATCTATCAGGTTATTTGTGGCAATTGTACAAAGTGAGTTGGGATCCCAGCAAGAAGCAGGCAGGGTCAACTCTTTCTGTGTCACTTCATGCCAGTGCTTGGATGTGCTGCTAACCAGCTGCATGGCAGATAAAGGCAGGGCACTTTCAGCTCTATTTTATTAACATGTTGTAAGGGGGATTTTCTTCTCATCATACATCAATTCTGCGGGGATTCCTCCCTTCATTGGGTTTTATTTCCGAAAATTAAATCCCTGGACTGAAAGCAAAACCATATCAATgtacaggagatatatatatatatatatatatatatatatatatatatatatatatatatatatatgaaatgtagtattacatggtcaCATTGAATAGAAAAGAATGTAGTACTACCTAAATTATAACTATGTTCCCATAATTATGTAAAATAGACATTCTAATTCACATCAGTACAAGCACTCTGTATAGATACATATATAAAACAGGTACATGTAGACCTAGTGATTAGAAATGTGGAGTGGACCAAGGCTGTTAACACCCACTTAATATAAATTATTCACATGGGAAATCATACACACAATGCTATATAATTAGATACTTGATAAGTACATGTGTAGGTATGTAAAACATTACAGCAAATGATTTATATAGCAATAATAATAAGGTTACCATCAATGTCAA
This window encodes:
- the GBX2 gene encoding homeobox protein GBX-2, with translation MSAAFQPPLMMMQRPLGSSTAFSIDSLIGSPPQPSPGHFVYTGYPMFMPYRPVVLPPPPPPPPALSQATLQPTLPSAHPHHQIPSLPSGFCSSLAQGMALTSTLMATLPGSFSASTQHQEAARKFGSQNLQVGFDKNDGGQSDGEDTSKSYVTKDGTLLSFSASESALSAVRGQGKEDSGKDEEVKGKEDSYLMDSDLDYSSDDNISCQTTHKEDDTPEESPQNTNPSSNSTSTGKNRRRRTAFTSEQLLELEKEFHCKKYLSLTERSQIAHALKLSEVQVKIWFQNRRAKWKRVKAGNANSKTGEPSRNPKIVVPIPVHVSRFAIRSQHQQLEQARP